The window GCGTAGGTGGTGCCCGCGTCCCAGCCCGGCGCGCCCGTGCAGGCACCCGAGGTCGGCGTCACCGTGGGCGTCACGGTCGGCGTGACGGTCGGCGTCACCGTGGGCGTGACCGTCGGGGTCACCGTGGGCGTCACGGTCGGCGTGACCGTGGGCGTCACGGTCGGGGTGACCGTCGGCGTCGCGGTCGGCGTCGCGGTGCCGCCGCCCGTGCTGCCGCGGGTCAGGTCGCCCTTCAGGCCGTACAGCGTGCCGGCGACGTTGACCGTCCAGTTCGACGGCGTCGAGACCGGCAGGTAGTAGACGAAGTCCAGGTCCACCGAAGCGCCCGGCGCCAGCGACTGCCAGCCCGGCAGCTTCACCGAGACGCGGTTGTAGGTGCCCTTGAGGCCGCCCACGTTGCCCGGACCGGGGTTGTCCTGCTTGATGACGGTCAGCCCGAACCCGGACTGGTCCTTGGCGTTGCCCGGGGCCGAGTTGCTGTAGTCGAACTGGAACTCGGTCCCGCCCGGCAGGGTCAGCGTCGAGTTGTTGACGATGTGGATCTTCGGGTTGATCGGGTAGTTCGAGTCGCCCAGCGCGAAGTTGGTGAACGACACGTCGACCGGCAGGGTCTGCTGCGGCAGCGCGATCGTCGAGCGGGTCGCGTTGTACGGCGAGGCCGCCTTGAACTTGTCGTACATCAGCGAGGTCAGCGTCGAGCCGGGCACGTACTGGCCCTTGCCGCCGTTGGCCGCCGCGTCCCACCTGTAGTCGCCCGCGAGCTCCCAGATCATCGCGCCGCCGGCGCCCTGGTTGACGATGTAGTCCGCCTTGGCGGCCACCGACTGCTCGTCCTCGGTGGAGAGGAACACCTTCTTGGTGTCGTTCCACAGCCACGGCGCCACCAGGGTGGAGCTGTAGTTGCGGGTGTAGGTGCCCTGCAGGGCGGTGTCGGTCACGCCGTACTTGGAGAGGTAGTCGGGCACGATGCCCTTCTCCAGGTTCTTCGCGTGCCACATCGGGTTCGAGCCCGCCGGGGACTCCTTGCCAGCGTCGTCCTTGTCGTTCCAGATGTTGTCGATGCCGACCGCGCCGTCACCGCACGAGGTCAGCCCGGCGCCCACCGGGCAGGTGGTCGCGGACGCGGTGCCCCAGAGGCCGTTGGTCCCGCCGGTGACGTTCTTGAACCCGCGGGTGTAGTACGGCAGGCCGACGTTGATCCGGCCGCCCGGCATCGAGCCGCGGAAGTAGTGGTACGACCAGTCGGCGTTCAGGTAGCCGATGCCGCCGTACTGGCCAGTGCCGTACACGTTGGCCGCCGCCAGCTCGCCGTCCTTGCCGTCGTCGAACAGCGAGGCGTTCGGGCCGACGTACTTGTTCCAGGCGCCGTGCAGGTCGTACGACATGATGTTGACGTAGTCCAGGTACTGCGCGATCTGGAAGGTCTCCATGCCGCGCAGCAGGTAACCGGACGACGGGGCCGCGACCGAGAGCAGGTAGTGCTTGCCGTCGGCGGCGCCGGCCCGGTCCAGCTTCTCGCGCAGCGTCTTCATCAGCGCCGCGTAGCCCTTGGCCAGCGAGGCCCGCTTGCCGTTGGCGAGCTGCCAGTCCAGCGGGTTGCCCGCGTCCTTCATCGAGGTCGGGTACTCGTAGTCGACGTCGACGCCGTTGAAGCCGTACTTCTTGATGA of the Kitasatospora sp. NBC_01246 genome contains:
- a CDS encoding chitinase C-terminal domain-containing protein; amino-acid sequence: MASLAVAGLAGLLMATLGAAPSQASATVDNAACRPDGMYQTPGVDVPYCSVYDTEGREKMGADHQRRVIGYFTGWRTGKDGTPPYLVSDIPWDKVTHLNYAFGHVGSDNKISVGTDNDKNEATGISFPGVPGAELDPSLPYKGHFNLLTKFKKQHPNVKTMISVGGWTETGGYFGDDGKRVNSGGFYSLTVNPDGSVNQAGIDAFANSSVDFIKKYGFNGVDVDYEYPTSMKDAGNPLDWQLANGKRASLAKGYAALMKTLREKLDRAGAADGKHYLLSVAAPSSGYLLRGMETFQIAQYLDYVNIMSYDLHGAWNKYVGPNASLFDDGKDGELAAANVYGTGQYGGIGYLNADWSYHYFRGSMPGGRINVGLPYYTRGFKNVTGGTNGLWGTASATTCPVGAGLTSCGDGAVGIDNIWNDKDDAGKESPAGSNPMWHAKNLEKGIVPDYLSKYGVTDTALQGTYTRNYSSTLVAPWLWNDTKKVFLSTEDEQSVAAKADYIVNQGAGGAMIWELAGDYRWDAAANGGKGQYVPGSTLTSLMYDKFKAASPYNATRSTIALPQQTLPVDVSFTNFALGDSNYPINPKIHIVNNSTLTLPGGTEFQFDYSNSAPGNAKDQSGFGLTVIKQDNPGPGNVGGLKGTYNRVSVKLPGWQSLAPGASVDLDFVYYLPVSTPSNWTVNVAGTLYGLKGDLTRGSTGGGTATPTATPTVTPTVTPTVTPTVTPTVTPTVTPTVTPTVTPTVTPTVTPTSGACTGAPGWDAGTTYASTTKVSWKGHYYQNKWWTKGDDPSASGSWGVWSDLGAC